The window GAGTACGTATGTGAAAGATTACGGATAATATTTCTCGTATTCGTTAGATAGGAAGTCAGCTTCAGAATGCAGATGTCCTGCTGCTAAGCTGGTCTTGTTTTGCTACcagtcaaaaaaaaagaagatgctaACAGGATTCCTGAGCTGAGGTTAATGGAGAGTTTTACACATCAATTTGAGTTGAAATTAAATGGCTGGTAGCTTcaattaaggggaaaaaaataaaattggctCAGTCTCTTCTGTATTTGCCTTTCTGGAAGTGGATTGGGTTGTTAGTTTTAAGACTTACTGCTGGTTTATGTGTTTGAACTCAGGCTGTTACTGAATCCGTTTACAGGGTTGTGATTCCTCGGTTTGTCCAGCAGAAACTTTATatctttctgcagcactgctttggtCACTGGCCACTGGATGCCTCTTTCAGAGCGGTACGTACCTGCTTATCTGAGAATGCACTCAACAAAACTAGTGCTCAGTTACTGCTGCTTAGCACCattctcttgttttttgttgttttttccctgaagCAGTGAAATTCTTTATGTAACCACATACATTTAATGTTAGGGAAAGAGTATggatgtattaaaaaaagactgATAGGTTTTGTGGCAGCAGATGCTTTAGACAGTGAAAGTGGTGGTTGCTTGAAAGAGTAGTTACTCTTAAAACAGATACATTCTTGCAGGTATTAATTTCTGCATTGTATCTAATACAGTATATCATAAACAGAAGTAATACAACATTTATGATAGCAAGATCTTGCAAATATTACGTTCTACAAGGTTGTCATTTAATTAAGAGTTGAAAAATTAAGGATGTAACAGACAGGTACTGCTTAATAAAGCTATAGTCAGCTATATTGCATTTTTTGAGGAATTATAGAAGGCAAAATGTCAGCCAAAAAGCTTTACAGAGCCCATGGCTTCTGTGCAAGTAAGACTTTACTGTTTTTTATGTGTGGTTTTTGCTTAGGTTCTTGAGATGTGGTTGAGTTACTTACAGCCATGGAGGTATGCTCCTGAAAAGCCACCTCAAACTGCAGAGCTCTTGCCTCGCAGCGTGTCAGAGAAATGGTAAGTAGGAAAGCAGCTGAGAGTCTGAAGCAAGTCTCAAGTTTATGCAATCCTGAGTACATCACCAGGATTTCAGATAAGTATTCCCTAATGTAAATTAGCTTCCTGCACAAgatcagaaattatttcttacaATACCTTTTGTTCTGAGAGTATTCTTTTGTCTCGGTGCAAACAGCTCATCTTTTCAGAGATAGTACAAAAACATTCCCTTAGTGAATTcctaaataattatttaaatagctGTACTCACAAATTCTGTACTCACTCCTTACAGGGCTGCCTTCATTCAAGAAAATCTACTTATGTATACTAAGCTGTTTGTAGGATTTTTGAACAGAACTCTTCGAACAGACTTGGTCAGCCCAAAAAATGCTCTGATGGTGTTCCGAGTAGCCAAGGTCTTTGCTCAGCCCAACCTAGCTGAAATGATCTTGAAAGGTAAATGGATATTTTGACATCTCATGCTGTCCCGTCTCATTCTTTCATCTCAATAGGTACCAACCTACCTCAGAAGTACTGAATAGATATACTTTTGTATTTTAGGTGCCATTTTACCCTGCAAATATCTGCATGTCTTCATGTTAGTTTGTAATACTGGTTTAGTATGTCTACAGTCACCATCACATTTCATTGCACAAATTTTCCTTGAAGAATGAAGAACACAACATTGGGTGTTTATCATAAAGTTAGTATTTGGTTATTTAAGCTCAGGGTTAGGTAGTCTTTTACTCCTCAGTGTGTTTATGCTTAACAAAAGAAGTAGGCAGCTAATCACATTGCATTTAAGGATAACTAGGAAACAGGAAATTCAGGAGAGGCGAGATTTAACAAGTATTAAAGTATTGTGATTCTCCAGTGCCTTCAATGAAAACTAATTATAGACTTAAAATGCTGTCTGTACAGTTGGCATTTAGATACACTCTGatttaagaaaatgtaaaacacCCTAACCCAACAACTAACCCAACAACCTTAAGATGCCTTGCAGCTACACTTTGTTCAGCCAAAACCTGGAATATCATATAACCATCTTCACTACTCCCTCAAACTTTAGGAGAACAGTTATTCCTGGAGCCAGAACTTGTTATTCCTCATCGTCAACACCGACTTTTTATGACTCCCACACTTGGTGGAAGCTTCTTGTCATCGTGGCCTCCAACTATTACAGATGCCTCATTTAAGGTGAAGAGTCACGTTTACAGCCTGGAAGGACAGGACTTCCAGTACAAACAGATGTTTGGCACAGAAGTCAGGAACTTGGTAAGCAACAGGCATCTTGTCACATGTCTTTTGATTTTGACAAGTGGTCTCTTAATTCTGAGCATCCATAGCATCCATGTTACAGAAGTTAGGAGTGGAAAACTTCACTCTACTCAGCTGTAAAAATCTACTTACTCTTTGGTAAATAAGTTAACTTAAGGGCTTGccagtttctcttttccaatGTTTGCTATGAACTTCTGATTCATTGTATGGAGCTATGGAGCAGTATCCGTCAGCCAGTCTGATaactccagcaggcagaggaaaaaaagaaaagcaggtggaaaaaagaaaacatgtctTAAATATTTCAACCTCAGTGAATGTATGTTCATTGGAAATGCAACTACTACAAGTTAACATGAACTAAGTGAGCAAGTTTGCTGGGCTTGCTCCCTGTCAGGTGTGAAGGCATGGTTTTATCCACACATATTGATGCTTAAAGGTCCTTTACAGCTcaagtttaattattttctttgtttcaggtGTTAAAACTGGCTCAGCTGATCTGCCAGgcacagcagacagcaaaatCCATATCAGACCATTCAGCAGAGACAACAGCTAGCCATTCCTTCTTTTCATGGTTTAAGTTCACACCATCTGAGATGAACGGTTCCTACACTGGCAATGACCTTGATGAAATTGGACAAGACAGCATcaaaaaaacagatgaatatTTAGAAAAGGCACTGGAATACCTATGTCAAATCTTTAAGGTATGCAACACCTCTTTAATAAATTCTAGTGAGGCAGTACAAACAAGAGTCAGGATTCCTCAAATACACTTCTAGCTCTCTTACACTTTTTGGATCACAAAGCCATCCAGTGGCCCTGCCAGAAAACCTGTAAATATCACTTAGGCTTGACTTCACctaaatacttcaaaatacatttccataTAAATAGAACTGAATTTCTAATTATCAAGTCCACTGTAAGTAACCATTTTATTGGACTCTTCTGTAGTTTATATGAAACCTCAGTCTTAAGTTGTACGTACTCTCATGTTTACAAAGAGACAGCGCACAGCCTAGACTTGAAAATCAGTCCCATATCTTCTAAAGGTAAAGAactacaagaaataaaacatgtaTCTGCAACTCTAGATAAAAGGATGACGTAgatattctctttttatttcaacttaGAACAGGTTAAGTTCTGTTTGCTACATACACTCATGATAGAATTGATGGAAAGGACAGCTATTTTGGAGCTCTCCTGGAGAAAGGGGATATCAAACAGAACACTTCTCTGGGATTTGATAAATATGGAAATCAAGACTtcatctcctttttatttttaacagaggTGCTTTTAGGGATTTCTTGGTACTTGTGCTGGCTGTCAAAGGCATCCACTGCTAAGGAGCTTGTGAAAGGAGAGGTAAATGAAATAGATGTTCTAAAAATTACTGTAACACTGTGTCATTCTGCAATAGCTGAATGAAGCCCAGCTGACCCAGATGATGATGAAGTGTGGGACGGCTCAAgatgagaatggaaaaaaacagcttccaGACTGCATTGAAAGTGAGGATGGCCTCATTCTTACACCCCTTGGTCGGTACCAGGTGAGAAGAGAATCATTCAGTACTGCTGCCCTCGCTTGTTCTTGAGAAAACAAGTTGTCCTACATCCCAAAAAACGTAATTTTTCTGGGAGTAAGAAAGCTGTCAGTATAAAGGCATTTCAGTGGGAGCTACACTATGCAGGgtttatgttttcatttctagatGATAAATGGCTTACGTAGATTTGATGTGCAGTATCAAGGGGACACTGAGCTTCAGCCCATACGCAGTTATGAAAACGCCACTCTTGTCCGCCTCCTGTATCGTTTATCCTCAGCACTCAATGAAAGGGTAAGTACAGCACCCTGTTCTTCATCACATCTGCACACAGAATGCTTGATGCTTAATGCTTTGTTCTTGCACTCTCCCCTTCATTGTGGGTGTGCAGTGGTATATGCTAATAATGGATGTGTgcataaatatttcctaatagCATTAAGCCTGCTAGTTTACctctcattttgctttccttacaCAAAACactcagaatattttaaatgcatctttATGTTTGAGCAAGGAGAATATAATTAAGAATTAATATTCCTAAATCAGGATAAAGCAAGTCTTTTCCTTCCTATAGGCATTATAGACTCAAGGGAAGTCCAGAGTTAAATAGAAGAATTGCTTTTAGTGTATTTGATGCATTCTTAGAATTTCCTGTAACACTTTCCCCCTGTATATTCATGctacaaatgaagaaaactgtaaaataaagcGATGCTTACTTTATACCATTAGTTGCACTAGAATACTAACGTTTCAATTTTCTTACCTCAGTTTGCTGAGCAGATGGAAGTGCTTTGCTCCAGGGAAGATTTTATTGGCAGATTTTGTTGCTACCATCTTACAAACCCTCACTTCGTACACAAAATCAGGTACAGTCCTGTGCTGAAGGACAGAACAAACCGGAACTGGGGACCAAGAATCAGTCTGAGGTTTCTGGCTAGCTACAGGACCCTTATTTCCTTGCTAATGCTGTACTTCATTGCATCCTGGTTTTATATTGGGCCAGTGGGCTGCACGTTCATTATCCTCTTCAGCTATTTTCTTTATGCTGTAATAATGACTTTCTTCTTTGAAGGACGGAAACCACATGAACACTGAGTTTCTCCTGTCACTAtacttgtaaaaataaatgttcaaaGGATAATTACCCTAGGATAGCCAATGAGTAAAATGTTTGAATTATCAGAtaccttaaaatatttttaatatcaaattCAATTgagtttttaatgtaaattttatttttataaaagtCTTCTTACGTGTTTGAGTGaatgtgactttttttcagGGTGGGAAGAACAAGCCATcacactgaaaacacaaagtCACTGTTATCTGCAGTGCAGTCTAGTCTAGAGACATAGGGGATATTTGGCTGCATGGTACAGCACTCAGAGGGGTTCTATGAACTTACTATGTCCAAATCTACAATTCAGCTTATTCCATGCTGTAGTGTGGAGGACTCTATCCTTCAAAATAACCTGCACACATTTAGATACCTCAAAAACATAGCATTCATTAAGTTTGTTCTCCAAACTAAGTTAGGGCTACATCACAatcactgctttgtttctttagcaatgtaacaaaaaaatacatgtacaaacatttttattcagtCATACAGTTACATGCTTGCCAAAACTGCCTATCAGGAAAGCTCCTAGCAAACAGAGAGTacctgaagaacagaaaaagcaccTACATAATAGAATCAGTTGTTTACCACAAAGTTCACTCTAGTTTGAAAAatcctattaaaaatatttttttttccttgcatgaTTTGAACTCATCTCTGTCCTCCAATATTCTTCCTTTAGAAGTAGGACTGCTTGAAGAATAACCTTGTGAGATCTCCTGGCTCAAAGAGAATTAAGGGAAAGACATTTcagaataataatttaaaaataagaataatgcCCTGTCACTCCCTCAGCTGAATCCATGCAAAAAGACCACTAATTTCAAAGGCTCTCTCTGTTTATGCCCAACCACTTCAGTGCCAACCAAAAGCCAGGTAAGACATTCCATCAAATAATCAAAGGAGCTCATCAGTAGGACAAAAACTCTTAATTTAAGGAAGGTACTGAGCtgaaaggaaatggtttcaggcAATTACAGTAAGATTTATTTAGCTATCAGTTTGATTGCCACTCCAGTGCCCATTACAAAAAGTCAGTATTGCcaccactgaaatgaaaaacaaaacacaaaccacCTTCAAACAGTACTTAGAAGTCAAAACTTATTATTCGT of the Lagopus muta isolate bLagMut1 chromosome 17, bLagMut1 primary, whole genome shotgun sequence genome contains:
- the SMPD4 gene encoding sphingomyelin phosphodiesterase 4 isoform X1, whose protein sequence is MAGPYLQQPSFLLATLKADCVNKPFAQRCHDLETVIEEFPAKELHGIFPWLVESIFGSLDGIIVGWNLRCLQGRTNPTEYSAALDFLDPSGPMMKLVYKLQAEEYRYDFPVSYLPGPVKASIQEQVLPECSLYHNKVQFTSSGGLDLNLALNPFEYYMFYFAISLITQKNSPITQHISPSNSAYFILVDTYLKCFLPTEGSVLPPPSSNPGGAIPSPAPRTPAVPFTSYGMHHTSLLKRHIAHQPSVNADPASQEIWRSETLLQIFVEMWLHHYSLEMYQKMQSPHVKLEVLHYRLSISSKHHGSPAHSSYQALHAYQESFKPTEEHVLVVRLLVKHLHAFSNSLKPEPLSPSAHSHTASPLEEFKRVVIPRFVQQKLYIFLQHCFGHWPLDASFRAVLEMWLSYLQPWRYAPEKPPQTAELLPRSVSEKWAAFIQENLLMYTKLFVGFLNRTLRTDLVSPKNALMVFRVAKVFAQPNLAEMILKGEQLFLEPELVIPHRQHRLFMTPTLGGSFLSSWPPTITDASFKVKSHVYSLEGQDFQYKQMFGTEVRNLVLKLAQLICQAQQTAKSISDHSAETTASHSFFSWFKFTPSEMNGSYTGNDLDEIGQDSIKKTDEYLEKALEYLCQIFKLNEAQLTQMMMKCGTAQDENGKKQLPDCIESEDGLILTPLGRYQMINGLRRFDVQYQGDTELQPIRSYENATLVRLLYRLSSALNERFAEQMEVLCSREDFIGRFCCYHLTNPHFVHKIRYSPVLKDRTNRNWGPRISLRFLASYRTLISLLMLYFIASWFYIGPVGCTFIILFSYFLYAVIMTFFFEGRKPHEH
- the SMPD4 gene encoding sphingomyelin phosphodiesterase 4 isoform X2; translation: MAGPYLQQPSFLLATLKADCVNKPFAQRCHDLETVIEEFPAKELHGIFPWLVESIFGSLDGIIVGWNLRCLQGRTNPTEYSAALDFLDPSGPMMKLVYKLQAEEYRYDFPVSYLPGPVKASIQEQVLPECSLYHNKVQFTSSGGLDLNLALNPFEYYMFYFAISLITQKNSPITQHISPSNSAYFILVDTYLKCFLPTEGSVLPPPSSNPGGAIPSPAPRTPAVPFTSYGMHHTSLLKRHIAHQPSVNADPASQEIWRSETLLQIFVEMWLHHYSLEMYQKMQSPHVKESFKPTEEHVLVVRLLVKHLHAFSNSLKPEPLSPSAHSHTASPLEEFKRVVIPRFVQQKLYIFLQHCFGHWPLDASFRAVLEMWLSYLQPWRYAPEKPPQTAELLPRSVSEKWAAFIQENLLMYTKLFVGFLNRTLRTDLVSPKNALMVFRVAKVFAQPNLAEMILKGEQLFLEPELVIPHRQHRLFMTPTLGGSFLSSWPPTITDASFKVKSHVYSLEGQDFQYKQMFGTEVRNLVLKLAQLICQAQQTAKSISDHSAETTASHSFFSWFKFTPSEMNGSYTGNDLDEIGQDSIKKTDEYLEKALEYLCQIFKLNEAQLTQMMMKCGTAQDENGKKQLPDCIESEDGLILTPLGRYQMINGLRRFDVQYQGDTELQPIRSYENATLVRLLYRLSSALNERFAEQMEVLCSREDFIGRFCCYHLTNPHFVHKIRYSPVLKDRTNRNWGPRISLRFLASYRTLISLLMLYFIASWFYIGPVGCTFIILFSYFLYAVIMTFFFEGRKPHEH